In the genome of Cryptococcus deuterogattii R265 chromosome 6, complete sequence, one region contains:
- a CDS encoding glyoxal oxidase codes for MVTLLTLLPLLPLIVATSLPPLGTTPGRSAEKRGSSKATTPLSFQSVGDTGVSAQQMFLGNNKKVYVIDKAENNPITVNGAYGTHPAWATEYDIETNQYRTMDVYSNTFCAGGNVLGNGTWVIFGGNQPVTTGGVASTDAAAYSDTDGGSAIRMINPCTDQSCEYIQGETNYNKSQGMGGWLQMTGKRWYPTVETLEDGSVIVIGGDKNGGYVNTAAQDNPTYEFFPPRDGDPVDLQFLSDTLPVNLFPLVWLLPSGKLFMQANRKTILYDYNTKTTTDLPDMPYATRVYPASAATAMLPLTPANNYTVTLLICGGSNTTQWGNDGSAGYNVTAVPTDNTCVRISPDGNNPQYEDDDYMFEGRSMGQFVMLPDGTFWMGNGVAMGTAGYGNEMYSVGQSYGQDPLYMPALYDYTAPKGSRWNRTGLSASANERMYHSTAILLPDSSVLIAGSNPNADFTTSQWRSRTDSEKWYPWFYNEKRPTYDGMPTNLYYGGGSFNLTMSGTDENAAKNTKVVIIRGGFNTHAMGFGQKMLELESSYTIDMNTGNTTIHVSQLPGNPGPTLFQPGPAMFFVVVNGVPSIGEFLMVGNGQLGTQNTTTNSALPVSTVVAIATTSASATDGGSTASSVDSSAASSSSLSKSDAAPVLLSGMGMGSVIAAVLSAFAVLA; via the exons ATGGTAACCCTCCTCAcactcctccctctcttaCCGCTCATTGTGGCCACATCCTTGCCTCCACTTGGAACGACACCCGGACGAAGCGCCGAAAAGCGAGGTTCATCAAAGGCTACGACACCGTTGAGTTTTCAGAGCGTTGGCGACACTGGTGTCAGTGCGCAACAA ATGTTCTTGGGTAATAACAAGAAGGTCTATGTCATTGACAAGGCTGAAAACAACCCTATCACCGTCAACGGCGCGTACGGCACTCATCCCGCATGGGCCACCGAGTATGACATTGAGACGAACCAGT ACCGAACTATGGATGTGTACTCTAATACTTTCTGTGCTGGTGGTAATGTTCTTGGTAATGGTACTTGGGTCATCTTCGGTGGTAACCAAC CTGTCACGACAGGTGGTGTCGCCTCTACCGATGCTGCTGCTTACAGCGACACCGACGGAGGAAGTGCCATCCGAATGATCAACCCTTGTACTGACCAATCATGCGAGTACATCCAAGGTGAAACCAACTATAACAAAAGCCAGGGCATGGGGGGCTGGCTTCAAATGACTGGAAAGCGTTGGTACCCTACGGTCGAGACTCTTGAGGACGGAAGTGTGATCGTTATTGGTGGTGACAAGAATGGTGGTTATGTCAATACTGCCGCTCAAGATAACCCCACCTATGAATTTTTCCCTCCTCGTGATGGGGACCCCGTCGACCTCCAGTTCCTTTCCGACACTCTTCCCGTCAACCTTTTCCCCCTTGTCTGGCTGTTGCCTTCTGGTAAACTGTTCATGCAGGCCAACCGCAAGACCATCCTCTACGATTATAACACCAAGACAACTACCGACTTGCCCGACATGCCTTATGCCACTCGAGTATACCCTGCTTCCGCTGCTACTGCGATGCTCCCTCTTACCCCTGCGAACAACTACACTGTTACTCTTCTCATCTGTGGTGGTTCAAACACCACTCAATGGGGTAACGATGGTAGCGCCGGTTACAACGTCACTGCGGTCCCTACTGACAATACCTGTGTCAGGATTAGCCCCGACGGAAACAACCCTCAAtacgaagatgatgactaCATGTTTGAGGGTAGGAGTATGGGACAGTTCGTTATGTTGCCTGATGGGACCTTCTGGATGGGCAATGGTGTTGCTATGGGAACTGCCGGTTACGGTAACGAGATGTACAGTGTTGGCC AATCTTACGGTCAGGACCCTCTCTACATGCCTGCCCTGTATGATTACACTGCTCCCAAAGGCTCGCGATGGAACCGAACCGGTCTTTCCGCCTCTGCCAATGAACGAATGTATCACTCCAccgccatcctccttcccgACTCTTCCGTTCTCATCGCGGGTTCCAACCCCAACGCCGACTTCACCACCAGCCAGTGGCGAAGCCGTACTGATTCTGAAAAGTGGTACCCTTGGTTCTACAACGAGAAGCGTCCTACTTATGACGGTATGCCAACCAACTTGTATTATGGTGGCGGTTCTTTCAACCTTACCATGTCTGGTACCGATGAGAATGCGGCGAAGAACACCAAGgtcgtcatcatccgaGGCGGGTTCAACACTCACGCTATGGGCTTTGGTCAGAAGATGCTCGAATTGGAAAGCTCGTATACTATTGATATGAACACTGGCAACACGACCATTCACGTCTCTCAGTTGCCTGGCAACCCTGGCCCTACTCTCTTCCAGCCTGGACCTGCCATGTTCTTCGTTGTTGTTAACGGTGTTCCTTCCATCGGGGAG TTCCTCATGGTCGGTAACGGTCAACTCGGTACCCAAAACACGACGACCAACTCCGCTCTCCCTGTTAGCACCGTCGTCGCCATCGCAACCACTTCCGCCTCTGCGACTGACGGTGGTTCCACCGCGAGCTCTGTCGattcttctgctgcctcctcttcttcattaaGCAAGTCTGATGCGGCCCCTGTGCTCTTGAgtgggatgggaatgggaagcgTGATTGCAGCTGTGCTTTCCGCATTCGCTGTTCTCGCGTAA